A portion of the Chryseobacterium tructae genome contains these proteins:
- a CDS encoding ATP-binding protein, whose amino-acid sequence MKRLLILLSILLSFSVQSQQIIPLNERPYLDSLQNIIRSNETQTAKANATFLLSNYYRNIDSLLSKKYLENGKIFIKGDDFLSAKYDFYAAQYNLDRNKSKAAASYQKAIKALSKIKNEESDLLQASAWYSYGVTQKDKEGYPFLVKIILEKSIPLAKKYESSRNLGFLYTQFAVILTYNAEFKKAQEYNTKALNILEKKYPNSTELFFNYLNLSNNFCYQAKSTEAKKFLDKAEALISPYPNSSVNAFYYYSKTLYYITTQRNSEAVSVIDKGIFYAKRFNQNLLAQMFYFNKYDILRKLKKYNEAKGTLEDILTEKSLALDLNNRKTIYKQLSSLTEEMGNLKEALIWEQKYSKLNDSLNTENVKLEINKIETKFNTAEKERKIATLNTEKKQKELEVNKKNSYLWGLSLILLLVVSLLIFLYIIFRKNKKISKQKINEIKQKEELSLTKAILDGEERERERIARDLHDGLGGMLAGVKINFSTWSASHLDPEKDKGFYKILGQLDNSVSELRHVARNLMPESLLNFGLETALNDLCEFYTRKDLEIDFQAINIEKNLPLTIQLNIYRIVQELLANAIKHAEASNILLQCSQSGKDFFITIEDNGKGFESNTHRKSKSMGLSNLKNRVDYLKGSMEINSDNQGTTINIELNIDGE is encoded by the coding sequence ATGAAGAGATTATTGATCCTATTAAGCATATTATTGTCCTTTAGTGTACAATCGCAACAAATTATTCCACTTAATGAGAGGCCTTATTTAGACAGTTTACAAAACATTATAAGAAGTAATGAAACTCAGACGGCAAAAGCTAATGCGACTTTCCTTTTGTCTAATTATTACAGGAATATTGATTCTCTTTTAAGTAAAAAATATCTGGAAAACGGGAAGATATTCATCAAAGGAGATGATTTTCTCTCTGCTAAATATGATTTCTACGCGGCACAATATAATCTGGATCGTAATAAATCAAAAGCTGCCGCTTCTTATCAAAAAGCAATTAAAGCTTTATCAAAAATAAAAAATGAAGAATCTGATCTTCTTCAGGCATCGGCTTGGTACAGTTATGGAGTCACTCAAAAAGATAAAGAAGGGTATCCTTTTTTGGTAAAAATCATTCTTGAAAAGAGTATTCCACTGGCTAAAAAATATGAGAGCAGCAGAAATCTAGGTTTTTTATACACTCAGTTTGCCGTTATCCTTACCTACAATGCAGAATTTAAGAAAGCTCAGGAGTACAATACAAAAGCCCTGAACATTCTTGAAAAGAAATACCCCAATTCTACCGAATTGTTTTTCAATTATTTAAACTTATCCAATAATTTTTGCTATCAGGCTAAAAGTACGGAGGCTAAAAAGTTTTTAGATAAAGCCGAAGCCCTCATCAGTCCTTATCCTAATTCTTCCGTAAACGCATTTTATTATTACAGTAAAACCCTTTATTATATTACCACACAAAGAAACTCAGAAGCAGTATCTGTGATTGATAAAGGAATCTTCTATGCTAAAAGATTTAATCAGAATCTATTGGCACAGATGTTTTACTTCAACAAATATGATATTCTGAGAAAACTAAAGAAATACAATGAGGCAAAGGGTACTTTAGAAGATATTCTAACGGAGAAATCTCTCGCTCTTGACCTTAATAACAGAAAAACCATTTATAAACAACTGTCGTCTTTAACTGAAGAAATGGGAAATCTGAAGGAAGCTTTAATTTGGGAACAGAAATATTCTAAACTTAATGACAGTCTGAATACTGAAAATGTAAAGCTTGAAATCAATAAAATTGAGACTAAATTTAATACTGCAGAAAAGGAAAGGAAAATAGCCACGTTAAATACGGAAAAGAAACAAAAAGAACTGGAAGTCAATAAGAAGAACTCTTATTTATGGGGTTTAAGTCTTATTTTACTATTGGTGGTTAGTCTTCTGATATTCTTGTATATCATTTTTAGAAAGAATAAGAAAATATCCAAACAAAAGATCAATGAGATAAAGCAAAAGGAAGAACTTTCATTAACGAAAGCTATTCTTGATGGAGAAGAAAGAGAAAGAGAGCGTATTGCGAGGGATCTTCACGATGGCCTGGGAGGAATGCTCGCTGGAGTAAAGATCAATTTTTCAACATGGTCTGCCAGTCATTTAGATCCTGAAAAAGATAAAGGCTTTTATAAAATCCTGGGACAATTAGATAATTCCGTCAGTGAGCTTCGGCATGTCGCAAGAAACCTAATGCCTGAATCCCTGCTTAATTTCGGTTTAGAGACAGCTCTGAATGACCTTTGTGAATTTTACACCAGAAAGGATCTGGAAATAGATTTTCAAGCCATCAATATTGAAAAAAATCTTCCCCTTACCATCCAGCTCAATATCTATAGGATTGTACAGGAATTATTAGCCAATGCTATCAAACATGCTGAAGCCAGCAATATTTTACTCCAGTGTTCACAATCTGGAAAAGACTTTTTTATCACCATTGAAGATAATGGAAAAGGGTTTGAAAGTAATACACATCGAAAATCCAAAAGCATGGGTCTTAGCAATTTAAAGAACAGGGTTGATTATCTGAAAGGAAGTATGGAGATTAACTCTGACAATCAAGGAACAACAATTAATATAGAACTGAATATAGATGGAGAATGA
- a CDS encoding response regulator, producing MENEKINIAIVDDHPIVIEGLKMMLNSHPSFNIPETFTSGSEIITFVNSSKVDIILLDITLPDTNGTELCREIKKISPDTSVIMFSNRSERSIIMQSIQTEPVAIFSRTHPLMNWSFVSRELSPEILFFAVKLNRSSVNLLKTICLFPG from the coding sequence ATGGAGAATGAAAAAATAAATATTGCCATCGTTGATGATCATCCTATCGTTATCGAAGGGCTGAAAATGATGCTGAACAGCCATCCTTCCTTCAATATTCCGGAGACATTTACTTCCGGCTCAGAAATCATAACTTTTGTGAATTCCAGCAAGGTAGATATCATTTTATTGGATATAACGCTACCCGATACCAATGGTACGGAACTATGCAGGGAAATCAAAAAAATATCACCAGATACTTCGGTAATTATGTTCAGTAACCGCTCTGAGAGAAGCATCATCATGCAATCTATCCAAACGGAGCCAGTGGCTATATTCTCAAGAACACATCCATTGATGAATTGGTCATTTGTATCAAGGGAGCTCTCTCCGGAGATATTGTTTTTTGCAGTGAAACTAAACAGATCATCCGTAAACCTCCTCAAAACGATCTGCCTATTCCCAGGCTGA
- a CDS encoding response regulator transcription factor, translated as MVAQGKTSNKIAEELFLSPLTVDTHRKNLLQKFQAKNSTELVNQAIEYNLIEK; from the coding sequence TTGGTAGCCCAAGGTAAAACAAGCAATAAGATTGCAGAAGAACTCTTTTTAAGCCCGCTTACTGTAGATACCCACCGTAAAAATCTTCTTCAAAAATTTCAAGCTAAAAATTCTACCGAACTCGTGAATCAAGCCATAGAATATAACTTGATTGAAAAATAA
- a CDS encoding alpha/beta hydrolase has translation MNLDYLVREPENITSTTPILFMLHGYGSNEQDLFSFRETLPKDWIIISFRAPRATQFEGYSWYDINFNNPEEFIDVPQAKESLNAVLESILKIINNYGLTESKVHLCGFSQGGVLCYSLALKYPELFTNIACLSSYTEEKILDGIVKDKKKLEKLRFFVSHGTDDAVIPIDWGRKAAELLYDLNCYFTFREYMSGHGVNQKNYMDLMDFFSK, from the coding sequence ATGAATTTAGATTATTTAGTAAGAGAACCAGAAAATATTACCTCTACTACTCCTATACTTTTTATGCTTCATGGCTATGGCAGCAATGAACAAGACCTTTTCAGCTTTAGAGAAACGCTTCCAAAAGACTGGATCATTATCAGTTTCAGAGCTCCAAGAGCCACTCAATTTGAAGGGTATTCATGGTATGATATTAATTTCAATAATCCGGAAGAGTTCATTGATGTTCCCCAGGCTAAGGAATCTTTAAATGCTGTACTGGAAAGTATTTTAAAAATCATTAATAATTATGGTCTTACAGAAAGTAAAGTCCATTTATGTGGATTTAGTCAGGGAGGCGTATTATGCTATTCGCTGGCTTTAAAATATCCTGAATTGTTTACAAACATTGCTTGCCTAAGTTCATATACAGAAGAAAAAATTCTGGACGGAATTGTAAAGGATAAAAAGAAACTGGAAAAATTAAGGTTCTTTGTATCTCATGGTACAGATGATGCTGTTATCCCTATTGATTGGGGAAGAAAAGCGGCTGAGTTGCTTTATGACCTTAATTGCTATTTTACATTTAGAGAATATATGAGTGGGCATGGGGTCAATCAGAAAAATTATATGGATTTAATGGACTTTTTCTCGAAATAG
- a CDS encoding PDZ domain-containing protein, whose protein sequence is MKLKLLLLSLLLGILVHAQNSFQLINTKKTVIPFKLISNLIFIPVNINGAELTFLLDTGVAETILFSLDNKEIRLGNVQKIKFSGLGGSLSIDGLKSDRNIGKIGDKFINSTMSLYVILNEEFNISSHVGIPVNGVIGYHFFKDHPIAIDYISKKITVYENIDVLKNKTRRYEELPISIEKDKPYLNAYVEMTNEKKESKLLIDLGNSDPIWLFPTLIKDFVYNRPNIDDFLGRGFNGDIYGKRSRIHNFYLGDFKFEKPLTAMPDEFSIQHVNLVKDRKGSIGGEIMRRFSLIFDYANNKLYLKKNRSFDDPFHFNMSGLDFKQDGLEWQEDRVRIETQAMINTGKVNEVFGESFQYKFNLKPIFSIAGVRKDSPSYGAGLKTDDRVISINGSKTSEMTLERILEMMRSSEGKTITMTVQRKGVNLTFQFNLEDPIPYQE, encoded by the coding sequence ATGAAACTAAAGCTTCTTTTATTGAGTTTATTATTAGGCATTCTTGTTCATGCCCAGAACTCTTTTCAACTCATAAATACTAAAAAAACAGTTATTCCTTTTAAGCTTATAAGTAATCTGATCTTTATTCCAGTCAATATTAATGGAGCTGAACTGACTTTTCTGTTGGATACAGGAGTAGCAGAAACTATTTTATTCAGCCTTGACAATAAGGAAATTAGATTGGGGAATGTTCAAAAGATAAAATTTTCCGGTCTTGGAGGAAGCTTAAGTATTGATGGTTTAAAGTCGGATCGTAATATTGGCAAAATTGGAGATAAGTTTATCAATTCAACGATGTCACTTTATGTAATTCTGAATGAAGAATTCAATATATCCTCCCACGTGGGAATTCCTGTAAACGGTGTTATTGGTTATCATTTTTTTAAAGATCATCCTATTGCTATTGACTATATTTCTAAAAAAATAACAGTCTACGAAAATATTGATGTCTTAAAAAATAAGACCAGAAGGTATGAAGAACTCCCAATAAGTATTGAAAAGGATAAACCTTATCTCAATGCTTATGTGGAAATGACCAATGAAAAGAAAGAATCAAAGCTTTTGATTGATCTTGGAAACAGTGATCCTATCTGGCTCTTCCCTACCCTTATTAAAGACTTTGTCTACAACAGACCCAATATTGATGATTTTCTGGGTCGCGGATTCAATGGAGATATTTATGGTAAAAGAAGTAGAATTCATAATTTTTATTTAGGTGATTTTAAGTTTGAAAAACCGCTTACAGCAATGCCTGATGAATTCTCTATTCAGCATGTTAATCTTGTAAAAGATCGAAAAGGTTCTATTGGCGGAGAAATCATGAGACGATTTTCCCTCATTTTTGATTATGCTAACAATAAGCTATATTTGAAAAAAAACAGAAGCTTTGACGATCCGTTCCATTTTAATATGAGTGGGCTGGATTTTAAACAAGATGGATTAGAATGGCAGGAAGACAGGGTAAGAATTGAAACCCAGGCTATGATTAATACAGGCAAAGTAAATGAAGTATTTGGAGAGTCATTTCAATATAAATTTAATCTAAAACCTATTTTTTCTATTGCAGGAGTAAGAAAAGATTCTCCATCTTATGGAGCAGGTTTAAAAACAGACGATAGAGTAATTAGTATCAACGGAAGTAAAACATCAGAAATGACACTGGAACGAATTTTAGAAATGATGAGATCATCTGAAGGAAAAACCATTACCATGACTGTTCAACGAAAAGGAGTAAACCTGACTTTCCAGTTTAATTTAGAAGACCCTATTCCCTATCAAGAATAA
- a CDS encoding L,D-transpeptidase, whose translation MKNISVKKSFLYACLCGVLLVSCKKEIEKISDTFKDTVSASETPEAETDSIKKDSVPVVKKESAPPMMQENGFYNAFVLPKDKKMRDSLYAEFSKKYDEKERTAILALNRLDSKSKWNADTLVVPAKIDTTLMAYSPFPMQLDVLSGVKKFVIFSYPIQAYAVYSNGGLVKWGPTSMGKKAAQTTRGLTFANWKKKLSISTVSSEWKLPYNFNIHNIGGIGWHEYTLPGYPASHSCLRLLRKDAQWLYSYADTWILNPGGATTKARGTAVMVFGDYNWGGRRPWKKLLNDPNANNISVEELTKLLEPDVPKMLKEQANREKVADSIKTARAMAPPIQNERPTDTLSK comes from the coding sequence ATGAAGAACATATCTGTGAAAAAATCATTTCTATACGCCTGCTTATGCGGAGTGCTTCTTGTTTCCTGTAAGAAAGAAATAGAAAAGATAAGCGATACTTTTAAAGATACTGTTTCTGCGTCCGAAACTCCGGAAGCAGAAACAGATTCTATAAAGAAAGATTCAGTGCCTGTGGTTAAAAAAGAATCAGCTCCGCCTATGATGCAGGAGAATGGTTTTTATAATGCTTTTGTCCTTCCAAAAGATAAAAAAATGCGGGATTCTCTATATGCAGAATTCAGTAAAAAATATGATGAGAAGGAACGTACTGCTATTTTAGCTTTAAACCGATTGGATTCTAAAAGCAAATGGAATGCAGATACATTGGTAGTTCCTGCTAAAATAGATACTACTTTAATGGCATATTCACCTTTTCCTATGCAGCTTGATGTATTAAGCGGGGTGAAGAAATTCGTAATCTTTTCTTATCCAATCCAAGCTTATGCAGTATACTCTAACGGAGGTCTTGTTAAATGGGGACCAACGAGTATGGGTAAAAAAGCAGCGCAGACTACAAGAGGGCTTACATTTGCCAATTGGAAAAAGAAACTGTCTATTTCTACCGTGAGCAGTGAGTGGAAACTTCCTTACAACTTTAATATTCACAATATAGGAGGGATTGGCTGGCATGAATATACTCTTCCGGGATATCCGGCTTCACATTCCTGTTTAAGATTATTGAGAAAAGATGCTCAATGGCTGTATTCTTATGCTGATACCTGGATTTTGAATCCCGGTGGTGCTACCACAAAGGCAAGAGGTACCGCAGTAATGGTATTTGGAGACTATAACTGGGGCGGGAGAAGACCATGGAAAAAACTTCTGAATGATCCGAATGCCAATAATATTTCTGTAGAAGAGCTCACGAAATTGTTAGAACCGGATGTGCCTAAAATGCTGAAGGAACAAGCCAACAGAGAAAAAGTAGCTGATTCTATCAAAACAGCAAGAGCAATGGCTCCTCCAATTCAGAATGAGAGACCTACCGATACTTTGTCTAAATAA
- a CDS encoding response regulator transcription factor produces MEQIKRFFNEQNDVSKDADIDFSQAGDYLEAVKALARTTYQSLYVINYQTKGFEYVSENPLFLCGKTSEEVKNLGYAFYFQNVKPEDVEMLIKINEAGFKFYDKIPIEDRKLYSISYDFYLINSKKNMILVNHKLAPMFLTEDGQVWKALCAVSLSNNTSSGNVVLSKEGSNEIWKYDLTEDTWEKREKIKLSSREYEILSLYASGLTISEIADKLFITADTVKFHRKKLFEKIGVNNIAEALSYAKSNKLL; encoded by the coding sequence ATGGAACAGATTAAAAGGTTTTTTAACGAACAAAATGATGTCAGTAAAGATGCGGACATTGATTTCAGCCAGGCCGGAGATTATTTGGAAGCTGTAAAAGCTCTTGCCCGAACTACATACCAGAGTCTCTATGTGATCAACTATCAGACTAAAGGTTTTGAATATGTTTCAGAAAATCCTCTTTTTCTATGTGGTAAAACCTCAGAAGAAGTAAAGAACCTTGGTTATGCGTTCTATTTTCAGAATGTGAAACCAGAAGATGTGGAAATGCTGATTAAGATCAATGAAGCAGGATTTAAATTCTATGATAAAATTCCAATAGAAGATAGAAAGCTCTATTCCATTTCTTATGATTTTTATCTTATCAATAGTAAAAAGAATATGATTTTGGTGAATCATAAACTTGCTCCTATGTTTCTTACTGAAGATGGGCAGGTCTGGAAAGCTTTGTGTGCTGTTTCTCTTTCTAATAACACTTCTTCGGGAAATGTAGTCCTCAGTAAAGAAGGGTCTAATGAAATCTGGAAATATGATCTCACAGAAGATACATGGGAGAAAAGAGAAAAAATAAAATTATCTTCAAGAGAATATGAGATCCTAAGCTTGTATGCGAGTGGGTTGACGATCAGTGAAATAGCGGATAAGCTTTTTATTACGGCAGATACTGTAAAATTTCACCGTAAGAAGCTGTTTGAAAAAATTGGAGTCAATAATATTGCAGAGGCTTTATCTTATGCTAAAAGCAACAAATTGCTTTAG
- a CDS encoding glycosyl hydrolase family 28-related protein, whose protein sequence is MVYNLNLFTTDEFFLSGCPNSTTYPDVVTLTDSFTYEIVNYVKVTNWLDNMAISSNESAYLDGTIYRKKAANVYYAREEIFNKTSLNIKWFGAKGDGISDDTQAFNKISDFVFKQREKGISISSIYIPNGRYKITDTFYIPLRGHLYGESSLNSVIIGDIDGPLLKILQSNTNPNDIYEQAGKTVITNLSFGGKYFDDEPDAFPDKPNGFKPNKIGILVSKMLRVELNNLFIKGFEGYGILYESTYYQTLRSCYFTCNAVGVETRELCTTVLFENCEFRKNSRGIHCKDSFSIWMKNCIFEENIAKYLNEPSINNPLNYLNTSSSSIILEGAGCKNITISECYFEGDLQNIVFDDFVSGNIVRGCFFIGASSYQTTPDFPLFRIAVFKDFASENLFESNTYLTANNLVPPIRFKFYPQAKNNVFKFLLKEYLERFIEDNMDDFENIYIANNLISHMPIALSDSSNQKFERNRRTQIRPYIQDEPSEPFLNDILVKNGKVGIWNGSFWRDGDGSAFGVKRFGSTAEKDPNQSITGLVYFDTQLNKPIFKKNNLADWVYADGSPA, encoded by the coding sequence ATGGTTTATAATTTAAATTTATTTACAACAGATGAATTTTTTTTATCTGGTTGTCCAAATTCAACTACTTATCCAGATGTTGTTACTTTAACAGACAGTTTTACATATGAGATTGTTAATTATGTTAAAGTAACTAACTGGCTTGATAATATGGCTATTTCATCCAACGAATCTGCATATCTTGACGGTACTATTTACAGGAAAAAAGCTGCAAACGTTTATTATGCTCGAGAAGAAATTTTTAATAAAACATCTCTTAATATAAAATGGTTTGGTGCAAAAGGAGATGGAATTTCAGATGATACTCAAGCATTTAATAAAATATCAGATTTTGTTTTTAAACAAAGGGAAAAGGGGATTTCTATTTCATCAATTTATATTCCAAATGGAAGATATAAAATTACCGATACTTTCTATATTCCTTTACGTGGACATTTATATGGCGAGAGTTCACTGAACTCTGTTATTATAGGTGATATAGATGGGCCTCTGTTAAAAATTTTACAGTCTAATACAAATCCAAATGATATTTATGAGCAGGCAGGAAAAACCGTAATCACTAATTTATCTTTTGGAGGAAAATATTTTGATGATGAACCAGATGCCTTCCCTGACAAACCAAATGGTTTTAAACCTAATAAAATAGGAATATTAGTTTCGAAAATGTTGAGGGTAGAATTAAATAATTTATTCATTAAGGGTTTCGAAGGATATGGTATACTGTATGAAAGTACATATTATCAAACGCTGAGAAGTTGTTATTTTACATGCAATGCTGTTGGGGTAGAAACTCGTGAATTGTGTACTACTGTTTTGTTTGAAAATTGTGAGTTTAGAAAGAATTCCCGAGGAATTCATTGTAAAGACAGCTTTAGTATTTGGATGAAGAACTGTATTTTCGAAGAAAACATAGCAAAATATTTAAATGAACCTTCAATAAATAATCCTCTAAATTACCTTAATACATCTTCCTCCAGTATAATTTTGGAAGGTGCCGGTTGTAAAAATATTACTATAAGCGAATGTTATTTTGAAGGAGATTTACAAAATATTGTCTTTGATGATTTTGTATCAGGAAACATTGTTCGAGGATGTTTTTTTATAGGGGCAAGCTCTTATCAGACTACTCCTGATTTTCCATTATTCAGAATAGCAGTATTTAAAGATTTTGCTTCAGAAAATTTATTTGAATCCAATACTTATTTAACAGCAAATAATTTAGTACCTCCTATTAGATTTAAATTTTATCCTCAGGCGAAAAATAATGTTTTTAAGTTTTTACTTAAGGAATATCTGGAAAGATTTATTGAGGACAATATGGATGACTTTGAAAATATTTATATTGCTAATAATCTTATAAGTCATATGCCAATTGCATTATCTGATTCTAGTAATCAAAAATTTGAAAGAAATAGACGCACTCAGATAAGGCCATATATTCAAGATGAACCATCTGAGCCTTTTCTAAATGATATTTTAGTAAAAAATGGTAAAGTTGGCATATGGAATGGGAGTTTTTGGAGAGATGGAGACGGATCTGCATTCGGCGTAAAAAGATTTGGAAGCACTGCCGAAAAAGATCCTAATCAATCAATAACTGGTCTGGTATATTTTGATACACAGTTAAATAAACCAATTTTTAAGAAAAACAACTTGGCAGACTGGGTATATGCGGATGGTAGTCCTGCGTAA
- a CDS encoding helix-turn-helix transcriptional regulator: MLYIIMVVVLQALITLTLLLYLIKNRESVLNMLLLYIGVVALDMGYEYFIIQRFGYESVLYEIPGSLRVFKGLIFLYIATYLIQAKWRDKLKYLIVPLALVVIHHVMALTAKILGLSWADMAIRSYQFYFKYYSYYWIICLVTCIYLLAKYRKNITHPVADNFRHLVCYVLIGVLTFWAVYQLGWNTLIYQKIYSLLFLFQFGWILYVYILTYQHRLQEQQNAIHFSAPKETYQYKDLSKIDFNAVQNAIVSFYKESHVYLDEEFTLDQLSSHLKITKADLSITFNKHLNTNFHEYTNRNRIQHFKQILSEDPSVSVIDLAFQCGFKSKSTFYKYFKKEFDCLPSQLVH; encoded by the coding sequence ATGTTATACATCATTATGGTAGTTGTACTACAGGCACTTATCACTCTCACTTTATTACTTTATCTTATCAAAAACAGAGAATCTGTTCTGAATATGTTGTTATTGTATATTGGAGTGGTTGCATTGGACATGGGATATGAATATTTCATTATTCAACGATTTGGTTATGAGTCTGTACTCTATGAAATCCCGGGAAGTCTCAGGGTTTTCAAGGGACTCATTTTCTTATATATTGCTACTTACCTCATTCAAGCAAAATGGAGAGACAAGCTTAAGTATCTGATTGTTCCACTCGCATTAGTGGTTATTCATCATGTCATGGCTCTCACAGCAAAAATATTGGGCTTATCATGGGCAGATATGGCCATAAGATCTTATCAGTTCTATTTTAAATACTATAGCTATTATTGGATAATATGTCTTGTGACCTGTATTTACCTTCTGGCAAAATACCGTAAAAATATTACTCATCCGGTAGCTGATAACTTCCGTCATTTGGTTTGTTATGTATTAATAGGTGTATTGACTTTTTGGGCTGTTTATCAATTGGGTTGGAATACTCTTATCTATCAGAAGATTTATAGTCTTCTGTTCCTGTTCCAGTTTGGTTGGATTTTGTATGTTTATATTTTAACGTACCAGCACAGACTTCAGGAACAACAAAACGCCATTCATTTTTCAGCTCCTAAAGAAACCTATCAATACAAAGATCTTTCAAAAATAGATTTTAACGCCGTACAAAATGCTATTGTGTCTTTTTACAAGGAAAGCCATGTTTATCTGGATGAAGAGTTTACCTTGGATCAGCTTTCCAGCCATTTAAAAATAACTAAAGCCGATTTAAGTATTACCTTTAATAAGCACCTCAATACCAATTTTCATGAATACACCAACAGGAATCGTATTCAGCATTTTAAACAAATATTATCAGAAGATCCGTCTGTTAGTGTCATTGACCTTGCTTTTCAATGTGGTTTTAAATCTAAATCTACTTTTTATAAATATTTCAAGAAGGAATTTGATTGTCTGCCATCTCAGCTTGTTCACTAA
- a CDS encoding phosphatidylinositol-specific phospholipase C domain-containing protein, giving the protein MKKYIYGAAFCMTALLQAQNQCQNPAINQLQIVGTHNSYAQPADRKVLDMVSPIINKMMQKYDSMMSEEQKAKFKEYHPYGMEIKEGLNYNHPDFTEQLNANLRGLEIDVYYDPEGNRFSHPATYEILKAKGVTDLAPFNTKRLDQPGFKVLHMADIDFRTHYPTLKDALAALKTWSDQHPGHTPVFMMIEAKDSGFPILENSTKVLPFDKKAYDDLDAEIIKYLGKDKIITPKEVQGKYNTLKEAVTHNNWPKLNESKGKFIFMLLPGSAGTLSSKNNPYLIDGSLKERVMFLNSEPEDSFAGFILRDNAIVRQKEIQDLVKQGYIVRTRSDIETYEAKANDFSRSKAAFSSGAQVISTDFFRPGNTYGTPYFVQPPQGKDYLNNPINTSCK; this is encoded by the coding sequence ATGAAAAAGTATATATACGGGGCTGCGTTTTGTATGACAGCATTATTACAGGCACAAAATCAATGTCAGAATCCCGCAATCAATCAACTGCAGATTGTAGGAACACATAATTCATATGCTCAACCGGCAGATCGCAAAGTGTTGGATATGGTAAGTCCTATCATTAACAAAATGATGCAAAAATATGACAGCATGATGTCTGAAGAACAGAAAGCTAAGTTTAAAGAATATCATCCATACGGAATGGAGATCAAAGAAGGACTAAACTACAACCATCCAGATTTTACAGAGCAGCTTAATGCTAATCTTCGTGGTCTCGAAATAGATGTTTATTATGATCCGGAAGGCAACAGATTCAGTCATCCTGCTACTTATGAAATTTTAAAAGCAAAAGGAGTAACAGATTTAGCACCCTTCAACACCAAAAGATTGGATCAGCCTGGATTTAAAGTATTACATATGGCGGATATTGATTTCAGAACCCATTATCCTACGTTAAAAGACGCCTTAGCAGCTCTTAAAACATGGTCGGACCAACACCCTGGGCACACTCCAGTCTTTATGATGATTGAAGCTAAAGATTCCGGATTCCCTATTCTTGAAAACAGTACAAAGGTTTTACCATTCGATAAAAAGGCTTATGATGATCTGGACGCTGAAATCATAAAATATTTAGGAAAAGATAAGATCATTACTCCCAAAGAGGTTCAAGGGAAATACAATACCTTAAAAGAAGCGGTAACCCATAATAACTGGCCTAAATTGAATGAGAGTAAAGGAAAGTTCATCTTCATGTTATTACCCGGAAGTGCAGGTACCTTATCTTCTAAAAACAATCCCTATCTTATTGATGGTTCATTAAAAGAACGAGTCATGTTTTTGAACAGTGAACCTGAGGATTCTTTCGCAGGTTTCATATTGCGGGATAACGCTATTGTAAGACAAAAAGAGATCCAGGATCTGGTAAAACAGGGGTATATCGTAAGAACAAGATCAGACATTGAAACTTATGAAGCCAAAGCCAATGATTTCAGCCGTTCTAAAGCAGCTTTTAGTAGTGGTGCTCAAGTAATCTCCACCGATTTTTTCCGTCCCGGAAATACCTATGGCACCCCTTACTTTGTACAACCTCCACAAGGGAAAGACTATCTTAATAATCCAATCAATACATCATGTAAGTAA
- the trxA gene encoding thioredoxin, whose translation MALEITDSSFQDTVLKSDKPVLVDFWAVWCGPCRTLGPIIEEVASDFEGKAVVGKVDVDNNQEISMQYGIRNIPTVLIFKNGEVVDKLVGVAPKEVIAEKLSAHL comes from the coding sequence ATGGCTTTAGAAATTACGGACAGCTCATTCCAGGATACGGTTTTAAAATCAGATAAACCCGTTTTAGTAGACTTTTGGGCAGTATGGTGTGGACCTTGCAGAACTTTAGGACCAATCATCGAAGAAGTAGCATCAGATTTTGAAGGAAAAGCGGTAGTAGGGAAAGTGGATGTAGACAACAACCAAGAGATTTCAATGCAGTATGGTATTAGAAATATCCCTACAGTTCTTATTTTTAAGAACGGAGAAGTAGTAGATAAATTAGTAGGTGTAGCTCCAAAAGAGGTAATCGCTGAAAAATTAAGCGCTCACTTATAA